The following DNA comes from Rhodopseudomonas boonkerdii.
CCATCCGTCCCCATCACGCAGTGATCCGGCCACAGCACCTGCTTGCCATAAGCGACGTCGGTGGTTTCGAACGGCTTCTTGCCGCCATGGCTGGAGGCGAAGGAGATATGGCCCGGCGTGTGCCAGTCCTGGGTCATCACCACATGAGCGAATTTTTTGGCGAGGGCGTTGATGACGGGTACGACCTTGCCGCCATCCTTCACCGCAAGGCTGCCGCCGGGCAGGAAGCAGTTCTGCACGTCGATGACGAGCAGAACGGAGTTGCGGTCGGCGTTGATCTTGCCAGCGGCGGCAAGTGTGTCTGGCATCAGGCCGGTTGCCGTCATCGCACCAAATCCCATGAGAAGTTGACGTCGATCGAACATCGCAAAATCTCCCGCCCGAATTGCCTCAGCAAATCAGGTCGGGGACGGGACGTAAAGCGTGTGTCAGCGCGGCTCGATCCCATCGCGAACGGCGCGGAAACGCGGGAAGGCTTTCGACCAGTCGTCGCGCGGGGCACTGGCGATGATGCGCATGGCGGTCTTGCCGCTGCCGAAGCGCAGCCATTGCACCACGGTCACCGGCGTATTGCCTTTGCCGCTGATGGCATCGATGCGGGTCTCGTAGCCCGGCATGCCGTCGATCCGCTGCGGTTCGGACAGGGTGATGCGCGCCTCGCGCAGACCGGGGATCTGGGCTGCCGCCTGCTGGGCGAAGCGGCCGCGGTCATCGGCCCGATCCGGCGCCGAGCCGACGCTGCCGAGGATCATGAACGGGCTCGTTTCGACGGCGTTCTCGTCGACCGAATCTGCCAGCAGGATCGCAGCGCCGGGCGCCAGCATGCGGACGTTCTTGAAATCGCTGAGTTGCGAAATCTTGAAGGGCATCATGCCGAGCTGCTCGTCGAGCGGCACGTCCTTGCGGACGGTGACGCTGGCGAACATCTGGCGAACGGCGTCGTCGGTGTAGATTTTCTGCGCGTTTTCCGGAACTTGCACGGCCACATAACCGGAGAACGAGCCGCCATTGATGATCATCGAATAACGCCGCACCGGCGTGCCCGCAGCATCCTTGGCGCTCTCGACCGTATAGAAGGCCCGGCCGGCGCCGGTCTCGATGGTCTCCGGTTTCAGCGTCATCCCGGCCGGATTGGTCCTGAACGCGGTCTCGACCTCGGTGAAGGCCGCTGCCGGCAGTTCGGTCATCAGCATCTTCACGCCCTGATCGGAGGTCTGGAAACCGGTGAAGGTCCTGGACGGCTCCAGACCCACTGACGGGGTGATACCGATGCGGACCCCTGGCGGGTAAACGGGATCCGCCGCTTGGGCCGGGGTGAAGGCGGATAACAACACTGTCAGGGCGAACAGGGGCGCGAGATGTCTCATCAGGGTTTTACTTGGCTCGGTGTGGCGGCGGGTCGACGGGCGGAGCGGCGCGAACGGCCAGCCTGCCGAGAGGGGCTCAGGTTGCCCTGTTCCAGCAACAGATCAAGGCACAAATCCGTTCCCGCAAGGTCCCGCGCCGATCCGTCGCGTTGCACCCTTCGAACCGCGCGTTCAGGGTTAATTAATTTCCCGAATGCCCTATGATTTCCGCGTCTAAGGCCCTGTGGGATGCCTTGCGGCAACCTAGCCCCCTCCTATATGACGCTCAGCGTCGCAATATCGCGAGCATGTGATTGATTTGGGGGTTTGAGCGGGGCGCCCGTTGGGCCCGGCCAACCTGCCGCAGAAAAAGGAAGTAAGAGCATGGGAAAGGTCATCGGTATCGACCTCGGTACGACGAATTCCTGCGTCGCCGTGATGGATGGCAAAAATCCGAAGGTCATCGAGAACGCAGAAGGCATGCGGACGACCCCGTCCATCGTCGCCTTTACCGATGACGGCGAGCGCCTCGTCGGCCAGCCCGCCAAGCGCCAGGCGGTTACCAATCCCGAGCGCACGATTTTCGCGGTGAAGCGCCTGATCGGCCGCCGCTATGACGATCCGACCGTCGAGAAGGACAAGAAGCTCGTCCCCTACAAGATTGCCAAGGGCGGCAACGGCGATGCGTGGGTCGAGGTGGACGGCAAGTCCTACTCCCCGTCGCAGATCTCCGCCTTCACCCTGCAGAAGATGAAGGAAACGGCGGAAGCCCATCTCGGCCAGAAGGTCGAGCAGGCCGTCATCACCGTTCCCGCCTATTTCAACGACGCCCAGCGCCAGGCCACCAAGGATGCCGGTAAGATCGCCGGTCTCGAAGTGCTGCGCATCATCAACGAGCCGACCGCGGCTGCGCTGGCCTATGGTCTCGACAAGTCGAAGTCCGGCACCATTGCGGTGTACGACCTCGGCGGCGGCACCTTCGACGTCTCCATCCTCGAG
Coding sequences within:
- the pncA gene encoding bifunctional nicotinamidase/pyrazinamidase, with protein sequence MFDRRQLLMGFGAMTATGLMPDTLAAAGKINADRNSVLLVIDVQNCFLPGGSLAVKDGGKVVPVINALAKKFAHVVMTQDWHTPGHISFASSHGGKKPFETTDVAYGKQVLWPDHCVMGTDGAALSKDLTIPNAELILRKGYNKDVDSYSAFTEADGKTTTGLAGYLKARKLQRIFVVGLATDFCVAWSALDARKAGFETYVIEDACRGIDTQGSLAKAWSDMQKAGVKRIQSGDLAA